In one Brassica oleracea var. oleracea cultivar TO1000 chromosome C9, BOL, whole genome shotgun sequence genomic region, the following are encoded:
- the LOC106318643 gene encoding urea-proton symporter DUR3 has translation MATCPPFDFSAKYYNGGRSGCERRSSFFGDTTVLDQGVGYAVILGFGAFFAVFTSVLVWLEKRYVGAQHTSEWFNTAGRNVKTGLIASVIVSQWTWAATILQSSNVAWQYGVSGPFWYASGATIQVLLFGVMAIEIKRKAPNAHTVCEIVKARWGTATHIVFLVFCLATNVVVTAMLLLGGSAVVNALTGVNIYAASFLIPLGVIVYTLAGGLKATFLASYVHSVIVHVVLVVFVFLVYTSSSELGSPSVVYDRLKDMAAKSRTCTEPLSHHDQACGPVDGNYKGSYLTMLSSGGAVFGIINIVGNFGTVFVDNGYWVSAIAARPSSTHKGYLLGGLVWFAVPFSLATSLGLGALALDLPISADEANRGLVPPATAIALMGKSGSLLLLTMLFMAVTSAGSSELIAVSSLFTYDIYRTYINPRATGKQILKVSRSAVLGFGCFMGILAVILNKAGVSLGWMYLAMGVLIGSAVIPIAFMLLWSKANSFGAILGSISGCVLGIVTWLSTAKIQYGRVDLDTTGRNAPMLAGNLVAILTGGLIHAVCSLVQPQNYDWSTTREIKVVEAEAPGDGINVPVEELKEEKLRRAKAWIVKWGLVFTLLIVVIWPVLSLPARVFSRGYFWFWAIVAVAWGTIGSIVIIGLPLIESWETIKSVCMGMFTNDRLMNKLDDLNHRLQALTKAVPEAERIYLLEIEKTKKTDEES, from the exons ATGGCCACGTGTCCTCCTTTCGACTTCTCGGCGAAATATTACAACGGTGGCCGAAGCGGATGCGAGAGGCGGAGCAGCTTCTTCGGAGATACTACGGTGCTCGACCAAGGCGTTGGGTACGCCGTTATTCTCGGGTTTGGTGCTTTCTTCGCCGTCTTCACATCTGTGTTG GTTTGGTTAGAGAAACGATATGTGGGGGCTCAACATACCTCTGAATGGTTCAATACAGCTGGAAGAAACGTCAAGACAGGACTCATTGCGAGTGTCATTGTGTCACAG TGGACATGGGCTGCGACAATACTACAAAGTTCAAACGTCGCATGGCAGTATGGTGTTAGCGGACCGTTTTGGTACGCTAGTGGGGCCACCATACAG GTACTCTTGTTTGGTGTGATGGCGATTGAAATAAAAAGAAAAGCTCCTAATGCTCACACGGTCTGCGAAATAGTGAAGGCTCG GTGGGGAACCGCAACACATATAGTGTTCTTGGTGTTTTGTCTGGCGACAAACGTGGTAGTGACGGCTATGCTATTGCTCGGTGGCTCGGCCGTGGTGAATGCTCTCACCGGAGTGAATATATACGCTGCAAGCTTTCTGATTCCTCTCGGCGTCATTGTTTATACTTTGGCAGGAGGACTTAAAGCTACTTTCCTCGCAAGCTATGTTCACTCTGTCATAG TTCACGTGGTTTTAGTCGTCTTTGTGTTTCTGGTCTACACTTCGAGTAGTGAGCTTGGGAGTCCATCTGTGGTCTATGACCGGCTAAAAGATATGGCCGCTAAGTCAAGGACATGCACTGAGCCACTCTCACACCACGACCAAGCTTGCGGTCCGGTCGACGGCAACTACAAAGGCTCTTATCTCACCATGTTGAGCTCTGGTGGTGCTGTCTTCGGTATCATCAACATTGTCGGAAACTTCGGCACTGTCTTCGTCGACAAT GGTTACTGGGTGAGTGCAATAGCTGCTCGACCTTCATCAACCCACAAGGGGTATTTGCTTGGTGGACTCGTGTGGTTCGCTGTGCCTTTCTCTCTAGCCACCTCCTTAGGCCTCGGCGCACTTGCCCTAGACTTGCCTATAAGCGCAGATGAGGCTAATCGAGGTCTAGTCCCGCCTGCTACTGCCATTGCTCTCATGGGTAAATCAGGATCCTTGCTTCTTCTCACTATGCTTTTCAT GGCTGTAACATCAGCTGGTTCTTCCGAGCTAATCGCGGTGTCATCTCTCTTCACCTACGACATCTACCGAACATACATAAATCCTAGAGCAACCGGAAAACAAATCTTGAAAGTCTCAAGATCCGCGGTTCTTGGATTTGGATGTTTCATGGGGATTCTTGCAGTGATCTTGAACAAAGCCGGTGTTTCCCTCGGATGGATGTATCTCGCGATGGGAGTTCTCATTGGCTCTGCGGTTATTCCCATCGCTTTCATGCTTTTGTGGAGCAAAGCTAATTCATTTGGTGCTATTCTTGGGTCGATCTCTGGCTGTGTTCTTGGGATCGTTACTTGGTTATCCACCGCAAAGATTCAGTACGGACGTGTTGATCTTGATACCACAGGGAGAAATGCTCCCATGCTTGCTGGTAACCTCGTTGCTATTCTAACAG GAGGGTTGATCCATGCGGTGTGTAGTCTAGTACAGCCACAGAATTACGATTGGTCGACGACGAGGGAAATCAAAGTGGTGGAAGCTGAGGCTCCAGGGGACGGTATTAATGTTCCTGTAGAGGAGCTAAAAGAAGAGAAGCTGAGAAGAGCCAAAGCTTGGATTGTTAAATGGGGTCTTGTCTTCACTCTCCTCATTGTTGTCATCTGGCCAGTTCTCTCTCTCCCAGCAC GTGTGTTTAGCAGAGGATATTTCTGGTTTTGGGCAATTGTGGCTGTAGCTTGGGGAACTATAGGATCGATTGTGATAATTGGTTTGCCTTTGATCGAAAGCTGGGAAACGATCAAGAGCGTTTGTATGGGAATGTTCACTAACGATAGGTTAATGAACAAGCTTGATGACTTGAACCATAGGCTTCAAGCTTTAACCAAGGCTGTACCAGAAGCTGAGAGGATTTATCTGCTTGAAATCGAGAAGACAAAGAAAACCGATGAAGAAAGTTGA